In Acidobacteriota bacterium, one genomic interval encodes:
- a CDS encoding OsmC family protein: MIRKGSARWSGTVKEGGGTVSTPSGTLNDTPYSFTSRFEDGSGTNPEELLAAAHAGCFTMAFSLMLTMKGFTPGTLSTNATLTMERQEGGFTITKVHLDLVGSVPGIDDETYQELAAQAKANCPVSKLFNAEITLAAKLEN, translated from the coding sequence ATGATTCGGAAAGGTTCAGCTCGCTGGTCAGGTACGGTTAAAGAAGGGGGCGGCACGGTCTCCACCCCAAGCGGAACACTCAACGATACCCCATATTCATTCACCAGCCGGTTTGAAGATGGATCCGGCACCAACCCCGAAGAATTGCTCGCCGCTGCCCACGCCGGGTGCTTCACCATGGCCTTTTCCCTGATGTTGACCATGAAAGGGTTTACACCCGGAACGCTGTCAACCAATGCCACGCTGACGATGGAACGACAGGAAGGCGGGTTTACCATCACCAAAGTTCATTTGGATTTAGTCGGTTCCGTCCCTGGAATTGACGATGAAACCTATCAAGAGCTTGCCGCCCAGGCGAAGGCCAACTGCCCGGTTTCAAAGCTGTTTAACGCGGAAATTACGCTTGCGGCCAAACTGGAAAACTAA
- the tnpB gene encoding IS200/IS605 family element transposase accessory protein TnpB, whose product MIRVEKHHIKPDSPFFAEADDLCFRSKNLYNLALYEQRQRFFEVGTVFSYEQLDVRLKASDAYRGLPAKVSQQVLKQVCQDWTSYFAAAAEYARDPDKFLAEPQIPKYKPKATDRSVVIYTIQAVSRKVLKRGVIHPSQTNLSFPTRIPRTHIQQVRLVPKLNSYVLEVVYELPDVNLATIASNCPEVKPVLVNGRPVKGLNARYHQHKARLQSQLPTDQSTSNQIKILTAKRNRQIENALHQSSRMIVNLCLTYRIDTVVIGKNDLWKQNVTLGSVVNQQFTAIPHARLIEMLTYKCRSVGIKVVTIEESYTSKCSFLDGEAVEQQVKYAGKRIHRGLFRTGRGLLLNADVNAALNLIKKAVPDAFGPEPEAQGHGMADWVVNPVRVTPFGRAGSSTSRREATCEHQLYSSVSQARPSVPILGLGTKVCQI is encoded by the coding sequence ATGATTCGAGTTGAAAAACATCACATCAAACCTGATTCCCCATTCTTTGCCGAAGCGGATGATCTCTGTTTTCGGTCAAAGAACCTCTACAACCTGGCGCTGTACGAACAGCGACAACGGTTTTTTGAGGTGGGGACAGTGTTTTCATATGAACAACTCGATGTCCGATTGAAAGCCAGCGATGCGTACCGGGGATTGCCGGCCAAGGTCAGTCAACAAGTTTTGAAACAGGTGTGTCAGGACTGGACCAGTTATTTTGCCGCCGCCGCTGAATATGCCCGCGATCCTGACAAATTTCTGGCTGAACCACAGATCCCGAAGTACAAACCCAAAGCGACAGACCGAAGTGTGGTGATCTACACCATTCAGGCTGTCAGCCGCAAAGTCTTGAAACGGGGTGTGATCCACCCATCCCAAACTAACCTATCCTTTCCAACCCGGATTCCCCGAACCCACATTCAGCAAGTGCGACTGGTGCCGAAACTCAATTCGTATGTGCTGGAAGTGGTCTATGAACTGCCGGATGTGAATCTGGCCACGATAGCTTCAAACTGCCCGGAAGTGAAACCGGTGCTGGTTAACGGTCGCCCGGTCAAGGGTCTCAATGCACGCTACCATCAACACAAAGCCCGACTCCAATCCCAACTGCCCACAGATCAATCAACCTCAAACCAAATCAAAATCCTGACCGCCAAACGCAATCGCCAAATAGAGAATGCCCTGCACCAGAGTTCGCGAATGATCGTCAATCTGTGCCTCACCTATCGGATTGACACGGTGGTGATCGGCAAAAACGACCTCTGGAAACAAAACGTCACCCTTGGAAGTGTGGTCAATCAACAGTTTACGGCGATTCCACACGCCCGACTGATCGAGATGCTCACGTACAAATGCCGGTCGGTCGGGATCAAAGTCGTGACGATTGAGGAAAGTTACACGTCGAAATGTTCTTTCCTGGATGGCGAAGCGGTTGAACAACAAGTCAAGTACGCTGGAAAACGAATTCATCGCGGGTTGTTTCGGACCGGTCGGGGGTTGCTCCTCAACGCCGATGTCAATGCCGCACTCAACCTCATTAAAAAAGCAGTCCCGGATGCCTTCGGACCAGAACCGGAAGCACAAGGCCACGGGATGGCGGATTGGGTAGTCAATCCGGTACGGGTCACCCCGTTTGGAAGAGCCGGTTCAAGCACTTCGAGACGGGAAGCCACGTGCGAACACCAACTGTATAGTTCGGTCAGTCAGGCACGACCTTCAGTCCCGATTCTTGGTCTCGGGACGAAGGTCTGTCAGATTTGA
- a CDS encoding CHASE domain-containing protein gives MRFRRSSPLNQTSTRLFSAPGLPGWGALILVCLLISFGWLTISQTSKSARLAQFSRDAGWTQRLLNNQLLVHEHLLNGASAFVGSSTSVTRLEWKNYTDELELLERFSGISGLGWIQMVPDRELVSFTEQTKAEGAPFFKVTPPTSQDPHYVLTYLEPISTNFSLIGFDLASHPTCRSAVEQARDTGQFTISPQVEIHQSPTAERKIFLLLPVYRRQSLLVTVEDRRRALVGWVCAPLNMKEFGQSIVPGVQNPVEFAIYEENEGGSESLLFSTLSGPGLTESHRSKEVIQNVMLIAGRRWLVRVWPAATVPSATEKVYQGVFIFGGVGISLLLFIIFWLLATSRQQAIELAESMTSELQKLSSLQKAILDSANYSIISTDTQGVIQTFNSAAEKMLQYSADEVVGKMTPVLIHDPDEIEQRARQLSAELGRQVQPGFGVLVEKAKQGIPDENEWTYIRKDGSRFPALLSATALRDQAGNITGYLGVGSDITGRQQAVETLKREQGQFQALIVNAPVAIAMFDTNMRFLAFSRKWVIETRFDETTLMGKCVYDVFPSMPEEWKTFHQRALAGESLSDPEYLFVDHHGKKSYLRWALDPWYRAEGEVGGVILVFDRIDELIEAREEAFAATRAKSSFLASMSHEIRTPMNGVIGMTGLLLDTELNPEQREYTETIRKSGEALLTIINDILDFSKIESGKLSLEIIDFDLETAIEDVLDLVAENAYAKGLECSYLIESDVPTALRGDPGRLRQILINLIGNAIKFTSSGSVKVVVSKVEDPLPTAPSKLTTRLRFEVMDTGIGISPEVQANLFQVFTQAESSTFRKFGGTGLGLAISKQLVEMMEGSIGLKSELGKGSTFFFTAQFSVQTESSGGYSKFELADSGQTYLKATSVRDYTTTPVLSEQRLRVLVAEDSAVNQRVAVKMLEKLGCRADVVANGLEAVNALKLLPYDLVFMDCQMPEMDGFEATSEIRKWELSESTFPDPIPIIAMTANAMQGDREQCLAAGMDDYVAKPVRFESLEAVVQSWRERIRKAMPAAPPTIKVQLIDGDQPSLDYKVLADLRELSDEGENFLDEVIETFQINATPQIQTLRDSIANQNHDDAERAAHRLKGSCGIVGAKRLSVIAGEIERNAREGQLDRTPRSLELLLDEYQRVCSLLEEEKLKS, from the coding sequence GTGAGGTTTCGCCGATCTTCCCCGCTCAACCAAACTTCAACGCGTCTGTTTTCCGCACCAGGTTTACCTGGCTGGGGTGCTTTGATCCTGGTGTGCTTGTTGATCTCATTTGGTTGGCTGACAATTTCGCAAACGTCTAAAAGTGCCCGGCTGGCGCAATTTTCCCGAGATGCTGGATGGACCCAGAGACTGTTGAACAACCAGTTACTGGTCCATGAACATTTGCTGAATGGGGCCTCAGCGTTTGTGGGTTCAAGCACGTCGGTAACCCGTTTGGAATGGAAGAATTACACTGACGAACTGGAGTTGCTGGAACGATTTTCGGGGATTAGCGGACTGGGCTGGATCCAGATGGTTCCAGATCGTGAACTTGTCTCGTTTACTGAACAGACAAAAGCTGAGGGCGCTCCATTTTTCAAAGTTACGCCACCAACTTCCCAGGATCCGCATTATGTGTTGACCTATCTGGAGCCGATCAGCACCAATTTTTCACTGATTGGATTTGATCTGGCGAGTCATCCAACCTGCCGAAGTGCTGTCGAACAGGCTCGCGATACCGGGCAGTTTACCATTTCCCCTCAGGTGGAAATCCATCAATCACCAACCGCCGAAAGGAAAATTTTTCTGCTCTTGCCGGTTTATCGCCGTCAGTCGCTTCTGGTCACGGTAGAAGATCGTCGCCGGGCATTGGTGGGCTGGGTGTGTGCTCCCTTGAATATGAAGGAGTTCGGCCAGAGTATCGTTCCTGGGGTTCAAAACCCGGTTGAGTTTGCGATTTATGAGGAAAATGAAGGCGGTTCGGAATCGTTACTCTTTAGCACGCTTTCTGGCCCAGGACTCACCGAAAGCCATCGTTCCAAAGAGGTTATCCAAAATGTGATGTTGATTGCCGGAAGACGCTGGTTGGTTCGGGTTTGGCCAGCCGCCACGGTTCCAAGCGCCACTGAGAAAGTGTATCAGGGGGTTTTTATCTTTGGCGGGGTTGGGATTAGCCTGCTCTTATTCATTATTTTTTGGTTGCTGGCCACGTCCCGACAACAGGCAATTGAGTTGGCTGAGTCAATGACCAGCGAACTCCAAAAACTGTCTTCGCTGCAAAAAGCTATTCTGGATAGTGCCAATTACTCCATCATTTCAACCGATACCCAGGGAGTCATCCAAACCTTTAACTCGGCGGCTGAAAAGATGTTGCAATATTCGGCTGACGAGGTTGTCGGCAAGATGACGCCGGTCCTGATTCATGATCCAGACGAAATCGAGCAGCGGGCCAGGCAGTTATCCGCGGAGTTAGGCCGTCAGGTCCAACCTGGGTTTGGGGTATTAGTCGAAAAAGCAAAACAGGGAATTCCGGATGAAAACGAATGGACTTATATCCGCAAAGATGGCAGTCGCTTTCCTGCTTTGTTGTCGGCTACTGCGCTTCGTGATCAAGCCGGCAACATCACCGGCTATCTGGGGGTTGGCAGCGATATCACTGGACGACAGCAGGCAGTTGAAACCCTCAAACGCGAGCAGGGACAGTTTCAAGCCTTGATCGTCAATGCCCCGGTGGCAATTGCCATGTTTGACACCAACATGCGGTTTCTGGCTTTTAGTCGAAAATGGGTCATTGAAACCAGGTTTGATGAAACCACGCTGATGGGAAAATGTGTGTATGACGTGTTTCCCTCAATGCCCGAAGAGTGGAAAACATTTCATCAGCGAGCACTAGCTGGAGAATCACTGTCTGATCCCGAATATTTGTTTGTTGATCATCATGGGAAAAAAAGCTATTTGCGATGGGCGCTCGATCCCTGGTATCGCGCGGAGGGTGAAGTTGGCGGCGTGATTCTGGTTTTTGACCGGATTGACGAATTGATTGAAGCCAGAGAGGAGGCGTTTGCCGCCACCAGGGCCAAATCAAGTTTTCTGGCCAGTATGAGCCACGAAATTCGCACGCCGATGAATGGTGTTATTGGAATGACTGGTTTGCTGCTCGACACCGAACTGAACCCGGAGCAACGGGAATATACCGAAACCATTCGCAAATCGGGCGAAGCCTTGCTGACCATCATCAACGACATTCTCGATTTTTCAAAAATCGAATCTGGAAAACTCTCCCTTGAAATCATAGATTTTGATCTGGAGACCGCGATTGAGGATGTGTTGGATTTAGTTGCCGAAAATGCTTATGCCAAAGGGCTGGAATGCTCATATCTGATTGAATCTGATGTTCCAACTGCCCTGCGTGGTGATCCTGGCCGGCTGCGTCAGATTCTCATCAACTTGATCGGCAATGCAATCAAGTTCACTTCATCTGGAAGCGTGAAGGTGGTGGTCTCAAAGGTTGAAGACCCTCTGCCAACTGCACCGTCAAAGCTGACAACACGGCTTCGATTTGAGGTGATGGATACTGGAATTGGAATTTCCCCTGAAGTGCAGGCCAATTTGTTCCAGGTCTTTACTCAGGCCGAATCATCCACCTTTCGAAAATTCGGTGGCACCGGGCTGGGTCTGGCGATTTCCAAACAACTGGTTGAAATGATGGAGGGTTCAATTGGGCTCAAGAGTGAGCTGGGGAAAGGGAGCACCTTTTTCTTTACAGCCCAGTTTAGCGTGCAAACTGAATCAAGTGGCGGATATAGCAAGTTTGAATTAGCGGACTCGGGGCAAACTTATTTAAAAGCGACTTCTGTTCGTGACTACACAACAACTCCGGTCCTGTCTGAACAACGGTTGCGGGTGCTGGTTGCCGAAGACAGCGCTGTCAACCAGCGGGTCGCGGTCAAAATGCTGGAAAAACTCGGCTGTCGGGCTGACGTGGTGGCCAACGGACTGGAAGCCGTCAATGCGCTCAAACTCCTGCCGTATGATTTGGTGTTTATGGATTGCCAGATGCCCGAGATGGATGGATTTGAAGCCACCAGTGAAATTCGAAAGTGGGAACTGTCGGAATCAACGTTTCCGGATCCAATTCCAATCATCGCCATGACGGCCAATGCCATGCAGGGTGATCGGGAACAGTGTCTGGCCGCCGGGATGGATGATTATGTGGCAAAACCTGTTCGGTTTGAATCACTTGAAGCCGTGGTCCAAAGCTGGCGGGAGCGGATCAGGAAAGCGATGCCGGCGGCGCCACCGACCATCAAAGTCCAGTTGATTGACGGTGACCAACCATCACTCGACTACAAGGTACTGGCTGATCTGCGGGAACTCAGTGATGAAGGTGAAAACTTCCTCGATGAAGTAATTGAAACTTTTCAAATCAATGCTACTCCCCAAATTCAGACGTTGCGTGATTCCATCGCCAACCAAAATCACGATGATGCCGAACGAGCCGCGCATCGTCTCAAAGGGAGTTGTGGTATTGTTGGCGCCAAACGCCTCTCGGTCATTGCCGGTGAAATTGAGCGCAACGCCCGTGAAGGCCAGCTTGATCGGACACCTCGGAGTCTGGAACTGCTGCTGGATGAATATCAGCGGGTTTGTTCACTGCTTGAGGAAGAGAAATTGAAAAGTTGA